A genomic window from Silene latifolia isolate original U9 population chromosome Y, ASM4854445v1, whole genome shotgun sequence includes:
- the LOC141630109 gene encoding protein FAR1-RELATED SEQUENCE 9-like gives MDAQRWKQSKLIAESKNSFLYLETPHPLEKHASEFYTPVMFSEFKNEWVAACFTCGVKILVVTTNDRIPIIDREEDKVYYVNFIFNEMKVNCTCKKFERHGILCRHGFYVLKEQGLDNVPDQYLLSRWSKLATCQPICNNVPHTLIEDCNSLDVRRHKIGTLWSEVFSFVTLAEQKPEYVDDLMGILKGFKDKISAQTSTSECSSTSNTGDRMRNKTRELEMLLGTKIPTEVVVLPPIQ, from the coding sequence ATGGACGCTCAACGATGGAAACAGTCCAAATTAATAGCCGAGTCAAAAAACTCCTTCCTTTATCTAGAAACGCCTCACCCTTTGGAAAAACACGCTTCTGAGTTCTACACCCCAGTGATGTTTTCTGAATTTAAAAACGAGTGGGTGGCTGCTTGTTTCACCTGTGGTGTTAAAATTTTAGTGGTTACTACCAATGACAGAATCCCCATTATTGATCGTGAAGAAGACAAGGTTTACTATGTTAACTTTATCTTTAACGAAATGAAAGTGAACTGCACCTGTAAAAAGTTCGAGAGACATGGAATTTTGTGCCGTCATGGGTTTTATGTGTTGAAAGAACAAGGCCTTGACAATGTTCCAGATCAGTATCTGTTAAGTAGATGGAGCAAATTGGCAACATGTCAGCCGATTTGTAATAATGTGCCACATACTTTAATTGAAGATTGTAACTCATTAGATGTTAGACGGCACAAAATTGGTACCCTATGGTCCGAGGTGTTCTCGTTTGTGACACTCGCTGAACAAAAACCTGAGTATGTGGATGACTTAATGGGCATTCTGAAAGGTTTCAAAGACAAGATAAGCGCACAAACCAGTACGTCAGAATGTAGTAGTACTAGTAACACAGGTGATAGGATGAGGAACAAGACTAGGGAACTTGAGATGCTGTTAGGAACAAAAATACCAACAGAAGTGGTTGTCTTGCCTCCTATTCAGTGA
- the LOC141630110 gene encoding protein FAR1-RELATED SEQUENCE 5-like — translation MIFAPFTGVDHHKKCVTFGAGLIRKETDDDFVWLFRNFLSAMSNKYPVCIITDQDRGIKEGVKTVFGDKTQHRYCMWHIMKKLPDKIGTTLYRETNLKELCSCVWAEDIEPSEFEERWCSVISSYGLTDNKWLDTMFDKRDSWIPAYFRDLFMGGLMRTTSRSESENSFF, via the coding sequence ATGATATTTGCACCTTTCACGGGGGTTGACCATCACAAAAAATGTGTGACATTTGGAGCAGGACTTATAAGGAAAGAGACTGATGACGATTTCGTATGGTTGTTTCGGAATTTTCTGAGCGCAATGAGCAATAAGTATCCTGTGTGCATAATTACTGATCAAGATAGAGGCATAAAAGAAGGGGTTAAAACAGTGTTCGGGGATAAAACTCAGcacagatattgcatgtggcatatcatgaaaaAGCTGCCAGACAAGATCGGAACTACGCTATATAGAGAAACTAACTTGAAAGAATTGTGCTCCTGTGTTTGGGCAGAAGATATCGAACCGTCTGAGTTTGAGGAACGGTGGTGCTCAGTTATATCCTCATACGGGCTGACCGACAATAAATGGTTAGATACGATGTTTGACAAAAGGGATTCTTGGATCCCAGCATatttcagggatttatttatgggTGGACTAATGAGAACCACGTCCAGGTCTGAGTCCGAGAATAGCTTTTTCTGA